The Rhizoctonia solani chromosome 14, complete sequence genome has a segment encoding these proteins:
- a CDS encoding Retrotransposon-derived protein PEG10 encodes MEPEPTISALLEAVTALTATVGSLQDQIRNQGQQLIELKAICKETADLLGDKDQGGTQAQAQPGPSTGPITPPTHTGGEALTPGTIRPGLKAPFRPSRGTGFDSEEEEEPRRAKKEPRDTPKRSLSSLTPFDSGSSVKRPKMELPDPYKGDSRGRKATQWLDRMLLWVALHRDQFDEEEQMVVWILYHMTDKAADWALPLIGAIIKGKGNPPNTIPALTAKFKEAFADPDAKRAAARKIAALTQTTTTSEYVTEFRNLMAELDWNTEAYIAQFTRGLHWKVKELLSTKDNVPNDDLEAIFAALVKIDNTRRENKENRPKKAPAKSPATVATTSTTTTQRVRLSEDPNYVTPEERDRRRASGLCVKCGQKGHGIKQCPNGWKATIKEVAKVAEEELGKE; translated from the coding sequence atggaaccggagccgaccattagcgctctcctcgaggctgtcacagccctcacagccacagtcgggtccctacaggaccaaatacgcaaccaaggccaacagctcattgagcttaAGGCCATATGTAAGGAGACCGCCGACCTACTCggcgacaaggaccaaggaggaactcaagcccaagcccagcctggcccatcgactgggcctatcactccCCCTACCCACACGGGGGGAGAAGCCCTCACTCCAGGAACaattaggcctgggctcaaggcccccttccggCCATCCAGGGGTACAGGCTTTGattcagaagaggaagaagaacccAGGCGAGCCAAGAAAGAGCCTCGCGACACGCCTAagcggagcctcagctccctcacccccttcgactctgggtccagcgtaaagcggcccaaaatggaactcccagacccatacaagggagactccaggggaagaaaggcaacccagtggctagaccgAATGCTGCTGTGGGTCGCTCTTCATCGAGACCAattcgatgaagaagaacaaatggtCGTATGGATCCTATACCATATGACAGATAAGGCTGCcgactgggcgctccccctCATTggagccatcatcaagggcaagggcaacccACCAAACactatcccggccttaacggccaaattcaaagaagcctttgctgatccagacgcaaagagggcggccgccaggaagattgccgcgttgactcagaccaccaccacgtctgaaTATGTCACAgaattccgcaatctcatggcggaacttgactggaatactgaggcgtacattgcccagttcacgcgcggccttcactggaaggtcaaggaactcctgtccaccaaggacaacgtCCCCAACGATGACCTCGAGGCAATATTCGCCGCCTTGGTCAAGATCGACAACACTCGTCGagagaacaaggagaaccgcccaaaaaaggcaccagctaaatccccggccaccgtggccaccacttccaccaccactacccaacgggtccgcctatctGAGGACCCTAACTACGTCACTCCGGAAGAGAGGGATCgtcgccgcgcgtctggcctttgtgtcaagtgtggccaaaaagggcatggtatcaaacaatgcccaaATGGTTGGAAAGCCACGATTAAGGAGGTCGCCAAGGTAGCCGAGgaagagttgggaaaagaataG
- a CDS encoding Transposon Ty3-I Gag-Pol polyprotein, protein MPLPERKHWKRAQRAQVTGPSDPVHHKHHKHSNASTSMQARVRNSENEPTKPVVIARPDSRSKAQQLEPGSWLKYTATQMSNTGQDGAPTGHTDNAPPVGPSVKPRLASRMSTACKVPLESMPKASRKATKGKSSAYTTESKTSQPSSRASGALSVEQGGGYSVKDTGGETGQTKDGNEASGDEGTYNREEEIGKTYMEADTAMISALPEETVTRGIPKSAILSPISRRPQYQIQSVPTVLEPPAEIKRPASAPINPHRQTPVNKPIKIEQSRQGINSPSAKANARQKNRWQIGNIVTRDNTVPSIIRTPPGPSKGKLAIRNTNGRKERKEESLPCRQLDPREQTRLDYKLIDAIGKDRERLAALLDYEESMGNGGRKARILFANTNTEVTVQAKEKGKEPITPKNKSCVQATLGLPMSQLEGECKYTHTPALNTVTAKNRGLPTGGYLHNQLTNPTKELVAADRNPSNSSKSSSSSDSNNDFNNMSPHKLAKYIKKLKKKNKERKEKEKLRKLQLSRFKTKLPTAYNGLNNFNTFKQFVYKVETWQEDTGFKDYEAVRHVKSFLKDKAASYYMLHVAPNVTQYTLTLVFQGLFNYCFPPDSQARICRKFNNMTQSDQGFRDFYRKLCKIQRRLADINNKSIAVQMWEGAHSYIRIEWARNGYSAEHNSPEELEELAIRFETAKKICQTEENQTNDCRDQSTYKGKRPDYRKPREGERNGNTPRQDKPHVSTNKSPRKEKVPRLLPEKFAEYCAAGKCTFCHEIGHIAKDCPKQNFAKPKGISTLAVSFACIHELETATRESKLIYAISLDPGDSNKIVCDTQTLSTYAIKKETLPSMEWNTSKPRDKEQKVPQPIILKVLINGKPPRALLDSGLHGDFVSTTLVDQLKLKKTQLAKPIGLQMAVLGSKSSINWCTNAQFQYQGIEENQLFDVMNIENYNLILGTPFLYQFKVLFGLNPPNVLIGSNKAVSLQGGTVTTIALLAAELLEDEIEKVRAQLSDACKDLFKTAAKTPLPPLRVINHCIPLINNNKPLPWQLSKCPEKLRDQWEKKRNAYVQTGRWRFATGKNATPMLFLTKKSADGSVKLRTVLDKQALNDNTHKLASPLPDQADILWRVQKHKYWSLIDGKDAYKQIRVEPEDVPHTLFVTPNGTMVSKVMQQGNTNASATYQSLMNILLEKGQGKYWDVFLDNIVVYTNLIKEHISRMNKLFEILRREKLYLSNGKIQFLVRKLNILGHVINEKGIQMDPNKINNVLKWKTPTTKEQVMAFLGAVGYLAPNCKGIRIPMGVLSNQSAGNKHWNWDHTAQRAFEEIKTIVQKHRDTHQVAIDYSEEAPPINLVTDASCTGASSVLLQGKELSKAHVIAFWLGKFNSTQQNYAVHKLELLAIKESLD, encoded by the exons ATGCCTCTGCCAGAACGCAAACACTGGAAACGGGCACAAC GCGCCCAAGTTACCGGTCCGTCCGATCCTGTGCACCACAAGCACCACAAGCACAGCAACGCATCAACCAGCATGCAGGCACGAGTTCGGAACTCGGAGA ATGAGCCAACGAAACCGGTAGTCATTGCACGACCTGATTCCCGCAGCAAGGCACAGCAGCTAGAGCCTGGGTCCTGGCTAAAATATACAG CTACCCAAATGTCAAACACAGGACAAGACGGAGCTCCCACCGGGCACACTGACAATGCGCCCCCGGTAGGACCTAGCGTTAAGCCCAGGTTGGCCTCAAGAATGAGCACAGCCTGCAAAGTCCCCCTAGAGTCAATGCCAAAGGCGTCCAGAAAGGCTACAAAAGGCAAAAGCTCAGCATATACAACGGAGAGCAAAACTAGCCAGCCAAGTTCCAGGGCGTCAGGAGCATTGTCAGTGGAACAAGGGGGAGGATACAGCGTCAAAGACACTGGGGGAGAAACTGGTCAAACAAAGGACGGCAATGAAGCATCGGGGGATGAGGGAACATACAATAGAGAGGAAGAAATAGGCAAAACCTACATGGAAGCAGACACTGCAATGATTAGTGCATTGCCGGAAGAAACAGTAACAAGGGGTATACCTAAGTCAGCAATACTGTCCCCAATTAGTAGAAGACCACAATACCAAATACAAAGTGTACCAACGGTACTAGAACCCCCCGCAGAGATCAAAAGACCTGCTTCAGCACCAATAAACCCACATCGGCAAACCCCAGTAAATAAACCCATCAAAATAGAACAGAGCAGACAGGGCATAAACAGCCCAAGTGCCAAAGCAAATGCTAGACAGAAAAACCGCTGGCAGATAGGGAATATAGTAACAAGGGACAATACAGTACCCTCAATAATAAGGACACCGCCTGGCCCCAGCAAAGGGAAGCTAGCAATAAGGAACACaaatggaagaaaggaaaggAAAGAGGAAAGCCTACCTTGTAGACAACTAGACCCTAGGGAACAAACGCGCCTAGACTACAAACTAATAGACGCAATTGGAAAGGACAGAGAGCGACTAGCTGCTCTACTGGACTATGAGGAATCAATGGGAAATGGAGGGCGCAAGGCCCGAATATTATTTGCAAATACAAACACAGAAGTGACAGTACAGGCAAAAGAGAAAGGAAAAGAACCCATAACTCCTAAGAACAAGAGTTGCGTGCAAGCCACATTAGGACTACCCATGAGCCAGCTGGAGGGCGAGTGCAAGTACACGCATACACCAGCTCTGAACACAGTAACGGCAAAAAACAGGGGACTTCCTACTGGTGGATACTTGCACAACCAATTAACAAACCCCACCAAAGAATTGGTAGCGGCCGACAGGAACCCCAGCAATTCAAGCAAATCAAGTAGCAGCTCAGACAGCAACAATGACTTCAATAACATGAGTCCACATAAACTTGCTAAATACATTAAGAAattaaagaagaagaataaagaaagaaaagaaaaggaaaagctgAGGAAACTACAACTCAGCAGGTTTAAGACAAAGTTACCTACAGCATACAATGGGCTGAACAATTTCAATACATTCAAACAGTTTGTTTACAAAGTAGAAACATGGCAGGAGGACACAGGATTCAAGGACTATGAAGCTGTAAGGCACGTAAAAAGCTTCCTCAAAGATAAAGCGGCAAGCTACTATATGCTACATGTAGCCCCCAATGTCACTCAATATACGCTGACCCTGGTATTCCAAGGGCTATTCAATTATTGCTTCCCGCCAGACAGTCAAGCAAGAATATGCCGCAAGTTTAACAATATGACACAATCAGACCAGGGGTTTAGAGATTTCTACCGCAAATTATGTAAAATACAAAGAAGACTAGCGGACATAAACAATAAATCAATTGCTGTCCAAATGTGGGAAGGAGCCCACAGCTACATACGCATAGAATGGGCAAGGAATGGATACTCAGCGGAACACAACTCGCCAGAGGAATTAGAAGAATTGGCAATTAGATTTGAAACTGCCAAAAAAATTTGCCAAACGGAAGAGAACCAAACAAATGATTGCCGAGACCAATCGACATACAAAGGCAAGCGCCCTGATTACCGTAAGCCTAGGGAAGGTGAAAGAAACGGTAACACGCCCAGGCAAGATAAGCCGCACGTCAGTACCAATAAGTCTCCAAGAAAGGAGAAGGTACCTAGGCTCTTGCCAGAGAAGTTTGCAGAATATTGTGCAGCAGGAAAGTGTACGTTCTGCCATGAGATTGGACATATAGCCAAGGACTGCCCAAAGCAAAATTTTGCTAAACCTAAGGGTATAAGCACGTTGGCCGTAAGCTTTGCTTGCATACATGAACTAGAAACAGCAACAAGGGAGTCTAAATTGATATACGCAATATCTCTTGACCCAGGGGACAGCAACAAAATTGTATGTGATACACAAACCTTAAGTACATACGCAATAAAGAAAGAAACCTTACCGTCTATGGAATGGAACACATCCAAACCAAGAGACAAGGAACAAAAGGTCCCACAACCAATAATACTCAAGGTCCTAATTAATGGGAAACCCCCCAGAGCATTACTTGATAGCGGGTTGCACGGGGATTTTGTATCTACCACATTAGTGGACCAATTGAAACTAAAAAAGACCCAATTAGCTAAACCCATAGGACTACAAATGGCAGTATTGGGATCTAAGAGCTCAATTAATTGGTGCACAAATGCTCAATTCCAATACCAAGGAATAGAAGAAAACCAATTATTTGACGTAATGAACATAGAGAACTACAACTTGATATTAGGTACTCCCTTCTTGTACCAATTCAAAGTCTTGTTTGGACTTAATCCACCAAATGTATTAATTGGGAGTAATAAAGCAGTATCACTACAGGGTGGTACAGTAACAACTATAGCCTTGCTAGCAGCAGAACTGCTAGAGGATGAAATAGAGAAAGTGCGTGCTCAACTGAGCGACGCATGTAAAGACCTGTTCAAAACAGCAGCCAAGACGCCACTTCCCCCATTACGAGTGATAAATCATTGTATCCCACTAatcaacaacaacaaacccttACCATGGCAATTGTCTAAGTGCCCTGAGAAATTAAGGGATCaatgggagaagaagagaaaTGCATACGTACAGACAGGAAGATGGCGATTCGCAACGGGAAAGAACGCAACACCTATGCTATTCCTAACAAAGAAGAGTGCTGACGGGTCTGTCAAACTCCGTACAGTACTAGATAAACAAGCGTTGAATGATAACACTCATAAATTAGCCTCACCGCTGCCAGATCAAGCGGACATCTTATGGCGAGTACAAAAACATAAGTACTGGTCATTAATTGATGGAAAGGATGCGTACAAACAAATAAGGGTAGAACCAGAAGACGTACCACATACATTGTTTGTGACACCCAATGGTACTATGGTAAGCAAGGTAATGCAACAAGGCAATACAAATGCCAGTGCTACATACCAATCGCTCATGAATATATTACTTGAGAAGGGACAAGGAAAATACTGGGATGTATTCTTAGACAATATAGTAGTATATACAAACTTGATCAAAGAGCATATATCCAGGATGAACAAACTCTTTGAGATATTGAGACGTGAGAAACTTTACCTTAGCAATGGGAAGATACAATTCCTAGTACGCAAACTAAACATActaggtcatgtgatcaatgAAAAAGGGATCCAAATGGACCCCAACAAAATCAACAACGTACTAAAGTGGAAAACACCTACCACTAAGGAACAAGTGATGGCGTTCTTAGGAGCAGTTGGCTACCTAGCGCCTAATTGCAAGGGCATAAGAATACCCATGGGGGTACTATCAAACCAATCAGCAGGAAACAAACACTGGAATTGGGACCATACGGCCCAACGTGCGTTTGAAGAAATAAAGACAATAGTACAGAAACATAGGGACACTCACCAAGTTGCTATAGATTACAGTGAGGAGGCCCCTCCAATCAACTTAGTAACAGACGCAAGTTGCACCGGCGCAAGCAGTGTACTGTTGCAAGGAAAGGAACTAAGTAAGGCGCATGTAATTGCCTTTTGGTTGGGCAAATTTAATAGCACTCAGCAAAACTATGCAGTGCACAAATTAGAACTACTAGCAATCAAAGAGTCACTAGATTGA
- a CDS encoding GTP-binding protein yields MTAALEPSIGYVKRESKSMYPAALKSMIGSTARPIFLGELTGDQLRILSEHGLREAYSTPFIRYEKQMEEEEKGRNREYEESIKKMKDSMKQDERQLKRFISLSVRDCYSHLYPSLWISGFTPDNESLNWGHLREKYIELENVPQSIRKNLAVGNIDDPEFKDLKLAWHTIQDYLLQDPTPSPALQAEFIAEVLGSPSDGEWTVVTKGKGSKHAPKLSWKGVKKVVFDFFGYKAEPPATLLSDMEFIRALRSLADKFPVTSALTDRITTCLKTYLSTLSERLVKSCLEKVEEEEERRLKDLIDRQRQHRFRTESSATERRLLNDLRVAMASNNPFIHLVRDKCLVIIAGPSQFDLYIEDNLRLPRVIAQNHPKRSFKYDRLGDLSQCRFAFDESTRLLALFHNSDTKGPELTMFGFDETFTNVHLRGSPFVLKDWYENEVHVDRICFVSGTEEICLIETSGQARVLSMVTLNFRPASIQISGRILDAFSAPDGSCLLVLVMEEPNTSAGQKLLVFHWASFGATQNGINPIVLPPLLLAEDYGDSVYGSSNQTEDDRIFLPFKPGRTDDCIHRDVAPAVIRSKLFSLGRESRKLVFASASSMVPMNSYFSRMITKFERTTCKPINAELKLTYVAVFSDPLHISSKLHNARDINLAVSSLSSCASYRSTKDNRFIPLKDGVCDPEYERSLLGADVPAIIDSLSIGWYESLFQSYMANKPVKVVSSMGEQSVGKSYCLNHFADTSFAGSAMRTTEGVWLSCTPTDDYLLVSLDFEGFHSIERTPQEDALLVLFNTAISNLVLFRNNFAFSRDIAGLFQSFQSSAMVLDPDSSPSLFNSTLAIIIKDVTDSDSKDIVKEFSLKFQRIVQKEQEQNFISRLHRGKVQIIPWPVINSSSFYTLFNHLRRYLDGQPVTHTSGGIFLHNMKTMMAKIKANDWSSLDQNLATHRAQQINKGLNIALSQGSADTDTHMPLKNLDTDEDLPINGPSIVFFVPDASATAVPGDDTEKENALENLINFCLAGSNIGSRHIVGDAAYIRLIQEQLFKFLEQRLEYVRSWVQVNVQRFPAQFNFVQKPVLLVTIVASDRTDI; encoded by the exons ATGACCGCCGCACTTGAACCTTCTATTGGGTATGTCAAAAGAGAGAGCAAATCGATGTATCCAGCAGCGCTCAAGTCTATGATCGG GAGCACGGCTCGGCCAATTTTTCTTGGAGAGCTTACGGGAGATCAGCTGCGAATATTGTCAGAGCATGGTCTTAGAGAGGCTTATTCTACTCCTTTTATTCGCTACGAGAAGCAaatggaggaagaggagaagGGTCGAAACCGCGAGTATGAAGAGAGTATAAAAAAGATGAAAGACAGTATGAAACAAGATGAGAGGCAGCTCAAGCGATTCATTTCTCTCTCAGTTCGTGACTGCTACTCGCATTTGTATCC GTCACTGTGGATATCTGGATTCACGCCTGACAATGAATCCCTAAACTGGG GACATTTACGAGAGAAATATATTGAACTCGAAAACGTACCCCAATCGATTAGGAAGAATCTTGCAGTTGGAAATATTGATGACCCGGAGTTCAAAGATTTGAAGCTTGCCTGGCACACGATTCAAGACTATCTGCTGCAGGACCCGACCCCTTCCCCCGCTCTACAGGCTGAGTTTATTGCAGAAGTTCTAGGGAGCCCCTCGGATGGCGAGTGGACTGTTGTAaccaaaggaaaaggaagcaAACATGCTCCCAAGCTTAGTTGGAAAGGGGTCAAGAAGGTAGTCTTTGACTTTTTTGGTTACAAAGCGGAGCCCCCGGCCACCCTGCTCTCAGATATGGAGTTTATTCGCGCGCTCAGGTCACTTGCAGATAAGTTCCCTGTCACTTCTGCACTAACAGATCGAATTACGACCTGCTTGAAAACCTATCTGTCTACTTTGAGCGAAAGATTGGTAAAGAGCTGTTTGGAAAAGgtagaagaagaggaagaaaggCGTCTTAAGGATTTGATCGATCGTCAGCGTCAGCACCGGTTTCGAACTGAATCTTCAGCAACTGAACGGAGATTGCTCAACGACTTGAGAGTCGCTATGGCATCCAATAACCC ATTTATACATCTGGTCCGCGACAAATGTCTAGTGATCATCGCGGGGCCTAGTCAATTCGATTTATACATCGAGGATAATCTTCGTCTCCCACGCGTAATTGCACAAAACCACCCAAAACGCTCGTTCAAATACGATCGTCTTGGAGATCTAAGCCAGTGCAGGTTTGCTTTTGACGAGAGCACCCGTTTACTCGCATTGTTTCATAACTCAGACACCAAG GGCCCTGAACTCACTATGTTTGGCTTCGATGAGACCTTCACAAATGTCCACCTTCGTGGTTCGCCGTTCGTCCTCAAGGATTGGTATGAAAACGAAGTGCATGTTGACAGAATCTGTTTTGTGAGCGGTACCGAGGAGATTTGTTTGATTGAGACATCTGGTCAAGCGCGTGTGCTCTCAATGGTAACACTGAATTTTCG ACCAGCATCGATTCAGATATCGGGCCGAATCCTTGACGCATTTTCTGCGCCTGATGGTTCTTGCTTACTGGTCTTGGTTATGGAAGAACCCAATACATCAGCTGGGCAAAAACTATTAGTCTTTCACTGGGCCTCTTTTGGTGCGACTCAGAACGGTATCAACCCAATCGTTCTTCCCCCTCTACTTTTGGCCGA AGACTATGGAGATAGTGTCTACGGTTCTTCAAATCAAACAGAAGATGACCGAATTTTCCTTCCGTTCAAACCAGGCCGCACCGACGACTGCATCCACCGAGACG TAGCCCCTGCCGTCATTCGTTCGAAGCTTTTCTCTCTTGGTCGCGAATCGCGGAAACTGGTTTTTGCATCTGCTTCAAGCATGGTGCCTATGAATAGTTATTTTTCACGCATGATCACCAAGTTCGAAAGAACAACTTGCAAGCCGATCAATGCTGAGTTGAAATTAACCTATGTCGCGGTCTTTTCTGATCCACTTCATATCTCGTCCAAACTACACAATGCTCGAGATATCAACTTGGCGGTTTCATCGCTGAGCTCATGTGCCTCATACCGCTCCA CAAAAGACAATCGATTTATTCCATTGAAGGACGGAGTTTGTGATCCGGAGTACGAGCGCTCCTTGCTAGGCGCTGATGTCCCGGCAATTATAGACTCTTTAAGTATTGGGTGGTACGaatccttgttccagtcgtATATGGCAAACAAG CCGGTTAAGGTGGTTAGCTCAATGG GCGAACAAAGTGTTG GAAAAAGTTATTGTCTGAATCATTTCGCGGACACATCGTTTGCCGGGTCCGCGATGCGTACTACAGAGGGGGTCTGGCTCTCATGTACTCCAACCGATGACTACTTACTGGTATCTTTGGACTTCGAGG GATTTCATTCAATCGAGCGCACTCCGCAAGAAGATGCCCTTCTTGTGTTATTCAACACTGCAATCTCAAACTTG GTATTATTCCGAAACAATTTTGCCTTTTCAAGAGATATTGCTGGTCTATTCCAG AGCTTTCAATCTTCGGCTATGGTCCTCGATCCCGATTCTAGTCCCAGTCTGTTTAAC TCCACACTTGCAATCATCATCAAGGACGTTACGGATTCAGACTCAAAGGATATTGTCAAAGA GTTCTCCCTAAAATTCCAAAGGATTGTTCAAAAAGAACAGGAGCAGAATTTTATTTCGCGACTCCATCGTGGAAAGGTCCAAATTATCCCATGGCCAGTGATCAACTCTTCAAGTTTCTACACATTATTCAATCATCTGCGGCGCTACTTGGATGGCCAGCCTGTAACTCATACAAGCGGTGGGATCTTTCTCCATAATATGAAAACCATGATGGCAAAAATAAAA GCAAATGACTGGAGTTCGTTGGATC AAAACTTGGCGACGCATCGTGCTCAGCAAATTAACAAGGGATTAAATATCGCACTCAGTCAAGGCTCTGCAGATACCGACACACACATGCCTCTCAAA AATCTGGATACAGACGAGGACCTCCCGATAAATGGGCCAAGCATTGTCTTTTTTGTTCCAGACGCGTCGGCAACCGCTGTACCAGGCGACGATACTGAAAAGGAGAATGCTCTTGAGAATTTGATTAACTTCTGTCTTGCAGGTTCAAACATTGGTTCACGGCATATTGTTGGCGACGCGGCCTACATCCGTTTGATTCAAGAGCAGCTGTTCAAATTTCTTGAGCAGCGGCTCGAGTATGTTCGCTCCTGGGTCCAGGTTAATGTTCAGCGTTTCCCAGCA CAGTTCAACTTTGTACAGAAACCTGTTCTTCTTGTCACTATCGTTGCATCAGATCGTACCGACATCTAG
- a CDS encoding cytochrome P450 family protein, translating to MAIDNLKLIGGSAGAILLYLLFSKRNSRTSNLPLPPGPKCWPIVGCMFSIPKDEASWKWFARLGKEKGQDTVIVNSHQAAKDLFEGRSSIYSDTPHLTMASELIGWDDFLGMYLRSTAGATVAKLTYGYEVKDESDEYIDKAEKTLGTFAYASTPGRFLVDYFPLLKHIPWAPFQRAAAEWRAQLIDFAEAPMNFVRTELAKGCAEPSFVSSWLENASEEDKPLIPWAAGSIYSGGADTTVSAVSTFFIAMLHHPKVQEAAQDEIDRIVGPNRLPNFTDRDSLPYIEAIYKEALRWQPLAPIGIPRKLALNHDDEIPGKSHIIGNAWSMLRDPKAYQDPEHFNPSRFLAPRSESNPEEIIFGFGRRRCPGAPVAHSSVWLSIVLTLATYDISALKAENGMDILPSLDYTVGVIRVAPTPIFNRTITWAKEQATRKTIRTWKKAWYEHSESGINSKYYIPRPPALKLHPIFNSSKLGRDIEYRLVQYLTGHGHYGEYHAQFHHDVDPRCACGESDETIFHLTTSCPATAGHRGILSEFSTNIGDPTLFGSLAGLEAVAKFIAKTGIGRRRRGPQAAAQSM from the exons ATGGCTATCGATAACCTAAAGCTCATTGGGGGCAGCGCTGGTGCAATCCTGTTGTATCTATTATTCTCTAAACGAAACTCCCGTACTTCGAATCTTCCCCTCCCGCCCGGTCCAAAATGCTGGCCAATTGTTGGATGTATGTTTTCAATTCCAAAGGATGAAGCCAGCTGGAAGTGGTTCGCTCGGTTGGGGAAGGAGAAAG GACAAGACACGGTTATCGTTAATTCTCATCAAGCTGCGAAAGACTTATTCGAAGGCCGGTCAAGTATCTATAGCGATACACCCCATTTAACAATGGCTAGCGAATT GATCGGTTGGGATGATTTTCTTGGAATGT ATCTCCGCAGTACCGCTGGTGCTACCGTCGCCAAACTCACCTATGGATATGAAGTCAAGGACGAGTCAGATGAATATATTGATAAGGCTGAAAAAACGCTGGGTACGTTTGCGTATGCCTCCACTCCTGGCAGATTTCTTGTAGATTATTTTCCACTTT TAAAACATATCCCATGGGCGCCTTTCCAACGCGCAGCTGCTGAATGGAGGGCGCAATTAATCGATTTTGCTGAAGCACCCATGAATTTTGTTCGCACTGAATTG GCAAAGGGGTGTGCCGAACCTTCATTTGTTTCAAGTTGGCTGGAAAACGCTTCAGAGGAAGATAAACCTCTCATTCCA TGGGCTGCAGGGTCTATATACTCGGGTGGAGCAGACACG ACCGTTTCAGCAGTTTCTACATTTTTTATTGCCATGTTACACCATCCCAAGGTCCAGGAGGCTGCTCAAGATGAAATCGATCGCATCGTTGGACCAAACCGTTTACCCAATTTTACTGATCGCGATTCACTTCCCTATATTGAAGCTATATACAAGGAGGCGCTAAGATGGCAACCACTAGCACCGATAGGCATTCCCAGAAAGCTGGCATTAAATCACGACGACGA AATTCCTGGTAAATCGCATATTATTGGAAATGCATGGAGTATGCTGCGAGACCCAAAGGCATACCAAGACCCTGAACATTTCAATCCATCTCGGTTCTTAGCCCCTCGTTCGGAGAGCAATCCAGAAGAGATTATTTTTGGCTTTGGAAGAAG GCGCTGTCCAGGAGCCCCTGTCGCACACTCATCGGTTTGGCTATCGATAGTGCTTACGCTTGCCACGTACGACATATCGGCGCTGAAGGCTGAGAACGGTATGGACATCCTTCCATCATTGGATTACACCGTAGGCGTGATAAG AGTGGCCCCGACCCCCATATTCAATCGCACCATCACATGGGCGAAAGAACAGGCAACCCGCAAAACCATAcgtacatggaagaaagcatGGTACGAGCACTCAGAATCAGGCATTAACTCGAAATATTACATACCCCGCCCACCCGCACTCAAACTGCACCCCATATTCAACTCAAGCAAGCTGGGCAGGGACATCGAGTACCGCCTCGTACAATACCTCACCGGACACGGCCATTACGGCGAGTACCATGCACAATTCCACCACGACGTAGATCCCAGATGCGCCTGCGGGGAGTCGGATGAGACAATTTTTCATTTAACCACCTCCTGTCCCGCTACGGCGGGACACAGGGGGATACTCagtgagttttccaccaACATTGGTGATCCcacactgtttggctcccttgCAGGTCTCGAAGCAGTCGCAAAGTTCATAGCCAAGACGGGCATAGGCCGAAGACGAAGAGGCCCGCAGGCAGCCGCTCAATCCATGTAA